DNA from Cyanobacteria bacterium FACHB-DQ100:
TTCGCGCATTTGCTCCCGAAAATAATCGTCACTCCATTCGCGACGGGCAACCCCGACGATCGTTAATTCAGGCGGTAGTCTGCGCTCTCGTTTGAGGTGATACAGCGCGGGAACGAGCTTGCGTTTGGTTAAGTCACCGGACGCACCAAAAAACACAATGATATTCGGTTCGGGCATCCGCTGCTGTTGGAGTCCAACACGGAGCGGGTTTTGTAGGAGAGTGACCATAGTGAAGGGGTGGAGAGTAGCCTGTGTGGTGGTGTGCCCTCATCCCCCAACCCCTTCTCCCACGAGGAGAAGGGGAGCCGGACTCTTGCTCCCTCTCCCTGTGGGAGAGGGCGGGGGTGAGGACAGAGTTTCTAGACTTTAGCGAGCCGATCGACCTTTTCTTGCATTGAACTCATCAGCGAGTTGAACGGCTGGACGAATTTATCAATGCCGTCTTCGAGCAGGTCGCTCATGACTTGATCCAAGTTGATATCAATGTCCGGATCTTTCAAGCTTTCAATCAAGTTGTAGGCTTCTTCGACTCTGGTATCAATTCGGGGAGCTACATCGCAATGATCGGCACAAGCTTCGATCGTGTTCGGCGGCAAGGTATTCACCGTCTCGGCTCCAATCAGTTCATCGACATACATCACGTCGCTGTAATCGGGGTTCTTGGTGCTGGTGCTTGCCCAGAGCAGTCGCTGTACGTTTGCGCCTTTTTCTTTCAGGGCTAACCAACGGGGATCAGCCACGATCTTCTTGTATTCTTGGTAGGCGACTTTGGCGTTTGCGATCGCCACCTTGCCTTTAACTGCAGCCAGTTTGGCTTCTTCTTGCAACATATCTGCGCCCTTAGCTAGTTTCGCATCGATCATTTCATCGATCTTGCTATCGATGCGGCTGAGGAAGAAGCTGGCAACTGACGCGAGCTTGCTGATGTCTTCACCTTTTTCGACTCGTTTCTCTAGTCCACGAATGTAAGCCCATGCAGTGTTGATATAGCTTTGAACTGAGAACAGCAAAGTAACGTTAACGTTGATGCCTTCTGAGATCACTTGTTCAACGGCGGGTAAACCTGCTGAAGTTCCCGGAATCTTGAT
Protein-coding regions in this window:
- the tal gene encoding transaldolase, with the translated sequence MTNHLLEIKDYGQSIWMDNLTRDLIQSGELKRMIDDRGLRGITSNPAIFEKAINGNKIYDADIEAGISAGKPLLDIYESLIFEDIRNACDIFAGIYEESGGLDGYVSIEVPPNIANDTEKTISEARRYYTEIGRPNVMIKIPGTSAGLPAVEQVISEGINVNVTLLFSVQSYINTAWAYIRGLEKRVEKGEDISKLASVASFFLSRIDSKIDEMIDAKLAKGADMLQEEAKLAAVKGKVAIANAKVAYQEYKKIVADPRWLALKEKGANVQRLLWASTSTKNPDYSDVMYVDELIGAETVNTLPPNTIEACADHCDVAPRIDTRVEEAYNLIESLKDPDIDINLDQVMSDLLEDGIDKFVQPFNSLMSSMQEKVDRLAKV